The Chanos chanos chromosome 6, fChaCha1.1, whole genome shotgun sequence genome includes a region encoding these proteins:
- the nlrc3l gene encoding protein NLRC3 yields the protein MSLDGSDNDSEVERICRERPPSSYGSMQSEDHDEEFDDPPESTLRVITEPPVSTTRNGLHRSDSPQTEFTERTQGQSVVIPKEGAFLNEQRGRELVVEEEEENGEEEMEEEQMEEEQMEEEQGVVEEPVDVQPPPEGVGLQSGVLHLELRLPYIFKSMQKILSQLNWGEMNMFKRNLCSRHKNQFVFSDLEESDVLDVVDKLLERCEKGEAVQMATRTLQNINKQELAAELEKTCRRALIQYELRLSHKRRYYCIYEGVARAGQQIFINYIYVEPLISIGGDRVVNMDHEVRRAPPSNHGTFIRPNDIFRPLLPDAKSVRTVLMTGPPAIGNSVAVQKFIVDWTDNVANQDFQFVFPLPGRELNLVCHTDQSLLDILTTFYTETRDMDFLQEPDCSCLFIIDGFEMCNHPLDFQNNPKISDIKTPGKMDALLTSLLSGTLLPHAKIWVTGHRFACRKILPKYVDRLVELRGFTDEQKDEYFTKRAKDLEVGARVLAHVKRSRTLYLMCHMPLFCWIVAYVYERAFRDPEYGQDPPNATNFYTQYVIVQTNRRIERFVGTGLEAQRWRDHDKEFLRNLGKLALRLLESEREDIQEKELTDMGFDLQQVASRCGLLTEVVERPDGDARKRTFRFIHFTLQEYMAALYVYLRFRIDGKNVFEQPIKTTMAKLLKDRPMIDLYRPVVDRALASRTGHLDLFLRFLFGLVCHGTEDHLRGLLMPQYPPAPRGMDEVEKFVNKKIRENASPERCRNLQLCLDELREGRKKD from the exons ATGAGTTTGGACGGGAGCGACAACGACTCGGAGGTGGAGCG GATCTGCAGAGAACGCCCACCCAGCAGTTATGGTTCTATGCAGAGTGAGGACCATGATGAAGAGTTCGATGACCCTCCAGAATCCACACTCAGGGTCATAACTGAACCACCTGTCTCCACCACCAG aaatGGATTACATCGGTCGGACTCTCCACAGACTGAGTTCACAGAACGGACTCAAGGCCAGTCTGTTGTCATTCCCAAGGAAGGAGCTTTTCTCAACGAACAGAG gGGAAGAGAGCTAGTAgttgaggaagaggaagaaaatggtgaagaggagatggaggaggagcagatggaggaggagcagatggaggaggagcagggtGTTGTTGAAGAGCCAGTGGATGTGCAGCCACCACCAGAAGGAGTTGGTCTGCAGTCAGGAGTCCTGCACCTGGAACTCAGACTGCCATACATattcaag TCGATGCAGAAGATTCTGTCTCAGCTAAACTGGGGGGAGATGAACATGTTCAAAAGGAATCTGTGCAGTCGTCACAAAAACCAGTTTGTGTTTTCGGACCTGGAGGAGAGCGATGTTCTGGATGTGGTGGATAAACTTTTGGAACGCTGTGAGAAAGGAGAAGCTGTCCAAATGGCCACGAGAACACtacaaaacatcaacaaacagGAGTTAGCAGCAGAACTGGAGAAAACATGCAGGCgag CTCTGATTCAATATGAGCTGAGACTCAGCCATAAGCGACGATACTATTGCATCTATGAGGGGGTCGCTCGTGCTGGCCAGCAGATCTTCATCAATTACATTTATGTCGAGCCACTCATTTCCATTGGAGGAGACCGGGTTGTAAATATGGACCACGAAGTCCGACGGGCTCCTCCCAGTAACCATGGAACCTTCATTCGACCCAATGACATTTTCAGACCCTTGTTGCCGGATGCTAAAAGCGTCCGGACCGTCCTGATGACTGGGCCTCCAGCCATCGGCAACTCAGTGGCTGTTCAGAAGTTCATTGTGGACTGGACTGACAATGTGGCGAACCAGGActtccagtttgtttttccattgccAGGGCGGGAGCTGAATTTGGTGTGTCACACAGACCAGAGTTTGTTGGATATTCTCACAACATTCTATACAGAAACACGGGACATGGACTTTCTCCAGGAACCAGACTGCTCGTGCCTCTTCATCATCGATGGTTTTGAAATGTGCAACCATCCGCTGGACTTTCAGAACAATCCGAAAATCTCAGACATTAAAACTCCGGGCAAGATGGACGCCCTGCTGACCAGCTTGCTCTCGGGAACGTTACTGCCACACGCCAAAATCTGGGTCACGGGACATCGCTTCGCTTGCCGAAAAATTCTGCCCAAGTATGTGGATCGTCTAGTGGAGCTGAGAGGCTTTACTGATGAACAGAAGGATGAATATTTCACCAAACGGGCCAAAGACCTGGAGGTGGGGGCTCGGGTTCTTGCCCATGTCAAACGTTCCAGAACCCTCTACCTGATGTGCCATATGCCCCTGTTCTGCTGGATTGTGGCGTATGTTTATGAACGGGCTTTTCGAGACCCAGAATACGGTCAGGATCCTCCCAACGCCACCAACTTCTACACCCAGTACGTCATCGTCCAAACCAACCGCAGGATTGAGCGCTTCGTCGGAACGGGTCTTGAGGCACAGCGCTGGAGGGACCATGACAAGGAATTCCTTCGGAATCTTGGGAAGTTAGCTCTGAGGCTTCTGGAATCGGAGAGGGAGGACATCCAGGAGAAGGAGCTGACAGACATGGGCTTTGACCTGCAGCAAGTGGCGAGCCGCTGCGGTCTGCTGACCGAGGTCGTGGAAAGACCTGACGGTGATGCCAGAAAACGAACGTTCCGCTTCATCCACTTCACGCTGCAGGAGTACATGGCAGCGCTGTACGTGTACCTGAGGTTCCGGATCGATGGGAAGAACGTGTTTGAGCAGCCAATCAAGACGACCATGGCCAAACTGCTGAAGGACAGGCCCATGATTGACTTGTATCGGCCGGTGGTGGACCGGGCTTTGGCCAGCAGGACCGGACATCTGGACCTGTTTCTGCGGTTCCTTTTTGGCCTGGTGTGTCATGGCACAGAAGACCACCTCAGGGGCCTCCTGATGCCACAGTACCCGCCGGCCCCACGTGGGATGGACGAGGTGGAGAAATTCGTGAATAAAAAGATCAGAGAGAATGCGTCGCCGGAGAGGTGCAGAAACCtgcagctgtgtttggatgAACTGAGGGAGGGTAGAAAGAAGGACTGA